In Poecilia reticulata strain Guanapo linkage group LG1, Guppy_female_1.0+MT, whole genome shotgun sequence, one genomic interval encodes:
- the LOC103470055 gene encoding CREB3 regulatory factor-like yields MPQPGMNGMEPAFGEAYGGHRGLLSPCPLAMSPQGGRTEYDQSVLLMLGSPASPRKRPFELLSDLVDDGGFGEDQHPERWDVSALDEMARYTKLGLGVGGELLACSEDAILMGRWGRSREEEEEWKKRRDGCAAPPVTQEVQVTAAGKESPRGPITVATQRELCAAGMGMGDERDQEVSRECTVEVYQVAPEEEEGQEQEAAAAAGSGLALEHCSEEHNYSLSQGGEKAARPALSAPPEEAKEAEVQQEVQGSEDSQANTELEDEEEEEEEDEEEEEEEEGAEETAVEAELSSSSETECEVEPEPARPPGERPAKRRCFWEYRRSRESATKKKLGGNVHWSLSWSSSTLPSTLYRREGKKGRRKARKTDASDLTPNPQKLHNIGEQLQKLNAAIKGMGPVNDLPAVARARSRKEKNKLASRACRLKKKAQHEANKIKLWGLNQEYENLLGALLRIKEVIRRRVESSEEEDGDERGMTQRLEDILKESSGPLVAGRTKDFVQRILDASASGQNQRKESLQGGDEAAG; encoded by the exons ATGCCTCAG CCGGGTATGAATGGGATGGAGCCTGCGTTTGGCGAGGCCTACGGGGGCCACAGGGGCCTGCTGAGCCCCTGTCCGCTGGCCATGTCGCCACAAGGGGGCAGGACTGAGTACGATCAG AGCGTGCTCCTGATGCTGGGCTCCCCGGCGTCGCCACGGAAACGGCCCTTCGAGCTGCTGAGCGACCTGGTGGATGACGGCGGTTTTGGCGAGGACCAGCATCCGGAGCGCTGGGACGTGTCGGCGCTGGACGAGATGGCCCGCTACACCAAGCTGGGCCTCGGAGTCGGCGGGGAGCTGCTGGCGTGCTCCGAGGACGCCATCTTGATGGGCCGCTGGGGGAGGAGccgcgaggaggaggaggagtggaaGAAGAGGAGGGACGGCTGCGCGGCCCCTCCCGTAACCCAGGAAGTCCAGGTCACGGCGGCGGGGAAGGAGTCGCCGCGTGGCCCCATTACCGTGGCAACACAGAGGGAGCTGTGCGCCGCCGGAATGGGGATGGGAGACGAACGCGACCAAGAGGTGTCGAGGGAGTGTACGGTGGAGGTGTATCAGGTGGCGcccgaggaagaggaggggcaGGAAcaggaggcggcggcggcggccggGTCAGGGCTGGCGCTGGAGCACTGCAGCGAGGAACACAACTACTCTCTGAGCCAAGGAGGCGAGAAGGCGGCCAGGCCGGCGCTCAGCGCTCCGCCGGAGGAGGCGAAGGAGGCTGAGGTTCAGCAGGAGGTGCAGGGCAGCGAGGACAGCCAGGCGAACACAGAgctggaggacgaggaggaggaggaggaagaggacgaggaagaggaggaggaggaggaaggggcgGAGGAAACGGCGGTGGAGGCTGAACTCTCGAGCTCCTCAGAAACTGAGTGTG AGGTGGAACCTGAGCCAGCCAGGCCGCCAGGCGAGCGTCCGGCTAAGCGTCGCTGTTTCTGGGAGTACAGACGCTCCCGGGAGTCGGCCACGAAGAAGAAGCTGGGCGGCAACGTCCACTGGTCTCTGTCCTGGAGCTCCAGCACGCTGCCCAGCACGCTGTACCGCCGTGAGG GCAAGAAAGGGCGCCGCAAAGCGCGAAAGACGGACGCCAGCGACCTGACGCCCAACCCTCAGAAGCTGCACAACATCGGggagcagctgcagaagctCAACGCCGCCATCAAGGGCATGGGCCCAGTCAACGACCTGCCCGCCGTGGCTCGAGCGCGATCCCGCAAGGAGAAGAACAAGCTGGCGTCCAG GGCCTGCCGGCTGAAGAAGAAGGCCCAGCATGAAGCCAACAAGATCAAGCTGTGGGGGCTCAACCAGGAGTACG AAAACCTGTTGGGAGCCCTGCTGCGGATCAAGGAGGTGATCCGACGGCGGGTGGAAAGCAGTGAGGAGGAAGACGGAGACGAACGTGGAATGACCCAACGTCTCGAAGACATCCTGAAAGAGTCCAGCG GTCCCCTAGTCGCTGGGCGGACCAAAGACTTTGTGCAAAGGATTCTGGATGCCAGCGCCAGCGGTCAGAACCAGCGTAAGGAGTCGCTGCAGGGCGGAGACGAGGCGGCGGGTTAA